From the genome of Neodiprion pinetum isolate iyNeoPine1 chromosome 3, iyNeoPine1.2, whole genome shotgun sequence, one region includes:
- the bark gene encoding protein bark beetle isoform X5, whose product MYGVQALVILACLCKSWNVAGQQSNPTDPSTIYYTEPHSNRVTPDYGVSSFTELPGGRITKGERLLQRSRSPYVVREDLFVERDGTLVIEPGVEIRFAPMIGITIRGVITAEGTPEQPVVFTSAETQSTQPEARSIRLVDGPSPLEGRLQLLHQGEWRAVCTNSRNWTRADLETACRELGLQGGAWRGWLDRQWPARPRLLYEQPGCRGTELSLQSCDQWSYRQLGAGACDYHPDLAISCLPRHDGATQAVKHWRGLRFEGSIYDKPLIQENTMYVYRSKSVLRHVDIKYAGTGREYNTTSALHVEGVPPRMESLSILHSSFNGLNVTSPNAPVVITNCTIRSNKGYGIYVNSSTGLALVENCVVLDNGADGIKYVHHDERPDEKLDRTDNHDLCQLPGTTSQTFPIIIFMEQRNYKLNREVCTKHIYTRPGHVLTVHFLQMITDRNDTATIEVYDGTSGAEKLLGSVKVRNGTLPQSVTTTRHNLYIKFVAEPRTRMIAFVRLSSGYKKTYDLNVTGSTIADNNGRGIAVEKIRSALHIHDTSVSNNNHVAGVHIAGGSADINVTESRISFNNGDGVNVTLYGGNRNISRTSISSNRGYGFAVWLNDSSNSEYVAFNQTTVVEYSEVFKNKDIGVLVGNATGNSYVNVTGNWFNGSSEVAVQVESSWRQNGNLLKLQIGHNVFIQNTKLGIKLSPALNMDGCIEYNHFKEHSYGGILVRNPLYEEFNTLPATLLIQHNEFYNNRGVFVVSIGLSPYSDIQRLLFTRNFVRNNRIREALDDGENQGVRLIPRSRVAAAVVVSSGNVDVFRNILQNPESLYEIGSHLGDQSKVINCTYNWLGFSEEQKIFDRLFHRKDRYNLAKIEYLPYLLHPSNPAANTIISNPTYVAQFQTPGTNLVGGEVDGQESLSAGEYIVLRDINIRPGGKLTLQPGVTLRFPPAVGMMIAGKLDARGKEPSDIMFTLKEEIVYEPENETSTDMAMLEDGETNAPVRLLGGRTNLEGRLQVRIGERWGTVCNYGWTIRDAALVCHQLGLSLDPDNWFMERSEIPSAGTNEEIVLSNVQCTEDDVDITKCRSESVNEFENSCTHENDVGIVCSEAAWAGLRFSPLAQRSDLQYITIERAGLFDYTTNAFKPALQIDFARHSMDGIKVVNNLQDGLGVLYSDIYSADAVNTVRNSEFSNNRGSGMSFKQLGLKVIRSRLENNGIAGIRHNPALSAVQQREFAGWFDRSPDMTVDTPYNPIVIPEDSGDIELANGETKYVITAKADRANLDRVINIQCTPGYVIGIQLLNPIQNRSTEQIIIHDSHHLNHRGNIWYLKRDLTVFPVSSSSYKVILEYHSGDASLGGTVIALTALLAPVQDIRNRIVQGPVPTLTVTNTKIKGNKRGILASYYNRYLDELGDHFLRKANETIKLIGCEISHNTDQAIYVNSPHWNVFQSNVSEISFQINNTLITDNGKGILQFSRDLRHSNNLFHWLLQDNTFERNRAGGFDVTLPYVWQYNENFTHSLYFDNNTWRNNEQFSFIVDGHFANLNMSFNVFDTNRCKTGLISIRGMEKRMEIHDNRIEKNSGTYMVEFKADSQSEILGEINAIFYKNEVKRNHYESVTRGFHQMYNTPTYVVGFHGIQKVRVYRNLFGENTLDYELLAGIRTAKINNEVQVTENWWGTADFAQIRQRIFDFDDWNDHAVANFVPYLTEDAIDSSISVTWDLVTSADLDNLGGRLTETLSLYPRENPYVIRADITIMPDATLNIYPDVVMEFAPNVGILALGTLNAIGAHGHEIVMRPLTVDNPSSNMLRKRSVKNALSLDTIRLCKEGNCTSSSNEGFLEYFNHTTLQWIPICDSRFTERNAEVACRQLGYDSLNVFVTRDRRYELHQGSLTRIWSWPEPLQCVGVEQRIEDCQIRLNGQLFGHKYECPWDGEFVFVHCGERNLDLTQDYWGGIRMANAEFEHHLYEHRIHDVITHGTVRRIESVLKFVNVTGAGILHNEKSAAVQSIMKSPEITHVGVTQSAYHGINIISPTHTVELLFNSIDNVLGNGLNILSLTGEGREADESSFTPIKSLNIPYHLFSMIDICDTDKEITIEERVLVYYKYDNNPVNCVKIFRSTYRAKPFGFRLLQFDLFNSTGKPGRADGITLYDGDIYNVTAREIGHLEAGTSQENELFRTTGPSLSVRLFTNGASGIHGFIAEIVTLPISAIGFNRDVQHNVSYSIVSNCHEGAVKYASAGEVNAIMTLERNQFTNNCAKLYGNITTCGSAITLDVQNTQSLYFRNNLLKGNQGGLLIRAGSGGSATSLKGWIHNNLFTDNFNKPALYVEGRQSSPYQEVTIFRNYFTRNIAPYENNIVLKQVVSNMTLNYLHGNQGKHLLEISGFERVRLPIYQSTSHNGFYKNYAVNRESRSTIVAGTPGQQYVDNVFFNPDNDYEMSTMNRSLLVETEWYYNELEMWRSHVDARHNWWGYNETIAVAGRIRDREDSPELLQVDYQPFHMSNKSVLTGKCPPAWELVGDTCYIYIGAPMDFYSARDFCRMANASMPFIMGDYIELWKFLKKQQTRFDYSERVWVQQLEKVDQCTMFTYQTIEVDHCMQPNTFICEIDPRVYIDPLSWRKDIVAIGVLSSAGIALALLAAAIALWVSKSKRRRVERLERRNSIRQSLHSLRSVGSTSGFTELGYRRKPISRRKREKRVVLVPPMQALLTSRRDVFSGEAINRYAQLSISGL is encoded by the exons ATGTACGGTGTGCAAGCCTTGGTCATTTTGGCATGTTTGTGCAAAAGTTGGAATGTGGCGGGACAACAGTCAAACCCTACAGATCCATCGACGATATACTACACCGAACCTCACAGCAATAGGGTGACGCCTGATTATGGAGTATCAAGCTTCACCGAATTACCCGGCGGTCGGATTACCAAAGGTGAAAGGTTGCTCCAGAGATCCCGGAGTCCTTACGTCGTTCGGGAGGATCTTTTCGTCGAACGTGATGGGACTCTGGTGATCGAGCCTGGCGTTGAGATCCGGTTTGCTCCTATGATTGGCATCACAATACGCGGCGTTATCACTGCCGAG GGCACACCCGAACAGCCGGTCGTGTTTACGAGCGCTGAGACGCAATCCACTCAGCCCGAGGCCAGGTCTATTCGACTTGTCGATGGGCCGAGTCCGCTCGAAGGACGGTTGCAGCTCCTTCATCAGGGCGAATGGCGAGCCGTTTGCACCAACTCTCGAAA TTGGACTCGGGCGGATCTTGAAACGGCTTGTCGCGAATTAGGATTGCAAGGTGGTGCGTGGCGCGGATGGTTGGATAGACAATGGCCAGCCAGACCTCGTCTTCTCTACGAACAGCCAGGTTGTCGCGGTACCGAGTTATCCCTGCAAAGTTGCGACCAGTGGTCTTACAGGCAGCTCGGTGCTGGGGCCTGCG ATTACCATCCGGACCTTGCTATCTCCTGTCTGCCGCGACATGACGGGGCTACACAAGCAGTTAAACATTGGCGAGGCCTCCGATTTGAGGGTAGTATCTACGACAAGCCGTTAATACAAGAGAACACCATGTACGTTTACAGATCCAAGTCCGTCCTGAGGCATGTGGACATCAA ATATGCGGGCACAGGCCGCGAGTACAACACAACGTCGGCTCTCCATGTTGAAGGTGTTCCACCACGCATGGAATCACTTTCAATTCTTCACTCGTCGTTTAACGGTCTAAATGTGACTTCGCCGAATGCTCCAGTCGTCATCACCAATTGTACCATACGCAGTAACAAGG GGTATGGAATTTACGTGAACAGTTCAACCGGCCTTGCCCTGGTTGAAAATTGCGTGGTACTCGACAACGGGGCGGATGGAATAAAATACGTTCATCACGATGAGAGACCTGACGAGAAACTGGACAGAACCGATAATCATGACTTATGCCAACTTCCGGGAACTACAAGTCAAACCTTtccgataattatttttatggaACAACGCAACTATAAATTGAACCGGGAAGTTTGTACCAAG cACATTTATACGCGACCCGGGCATGTCCTGACGGTGCATTTCCTGCAAATGATTACGGATCGAAATGACACGGCTACAATTGAAGTTTACGACGGAACGAGCGGGGCGGAAAAACTTTTGGGAAGTGTCAAAGTGCGGAATGGAACATTGCCGCAAAGTGTGACAACGACGCGACACAATTTGTACATCAAATTCGTTGCCGAACCTCGAACGCGGATGATCGCCTTCGTCAGACTTTCCTCGGGATACA AAAAAACGTATGATTTAAACGTGACCGGCAGCACAATAGCGGACAACAATGGCCGGGGAATAGCCGTTGAAAAGATACGTTCTGCGCTGCATATTCACGATACTTCTGTATCGAACAACAATCACGTGGCGGGGGTGCACATCGCTGGTGGATCGGCGGATATAAACGTGACGGAAAGTCGCATATCATTCAACAACGGGGACGGTGTAAACGTAACTCTGTACGGTGGTAATCGAAATATATCAAGGACGAGCATTTCCTCGAATCGTGGATATGGCTTTGCTGTGTGGCTCAACGACAGCTCGAACTCGGAGTACGTTGCCTTCAATCAAACTACCGTCGTCGAGTATTCGGAGGTGTTCAAGAACAAGGACATCGGTGTATTG GTTGGAAATGCGACGGGCAATTCTTACGTGAACGTAACTGGAAATTGGTTCAACGGTAGTTCGGAAGTAGCGGTTCAAGTCGAGTCCAGTTGGAGGCAGAATGGAAATTTGCTCAAGCTACAAATTGGTCACAAcgtttttatacaaaatacgAAACTTGGGATAAAATTGAGTCCTGCTCTGAATATGGATGGATGCATTGAGTACAATCATTTCAAAGAACACTCTTACGGCGGTATATTGGTGCGGAATCCGCTTTACGAGGAATTCAATACCCTGCCGGCGACCCTGCTGATACAACATAACGAGTTCTACAACAATCGTGGTGTATTTGTTGTCAGCATTGGGCTGTCGCCGTACAGCGACATTCAGAGGCTATTGTTCACCAGAAATTTTGTTCGTAACAACCGGATTCGCGAAGCATTGGACGATGGAGAAAACCAGGGTGTGAGATTGATTCCAAGATCAAGGGTAGCGGCTGCTGTGGTCGTTTCATCCGGGAATGTCGACGTGTTTAGAAATATTCTTCAGAATCCAGAATCGCTGTACGAAATTGGCTCCCACTTGGGCGACCAGAGTAAAGTGATCAATTGCACTTATAACTGGCTTGGATTTTCCGAAGAGCAGAAAATATTTGACCGATTGTTTCACAG GAAAGACAGGTACAATTTAGCCAAAATTGAGTATCTTCCGTACCTCTTGCACCCCAGCAATCCGGCGGCCAATACAATAATATCAAATCCTACTTACGTGGCGCAATTCCAAACCCCGGGCACGAATTTGGTAGGTGGAGAGGTCGATGGACAGGAAAGTCTCTCAGCTGGAGAGTACATTGTTCTACGAGATATCAATATCAGGCCTGGAGGTAAACTGACCCTGCAGCCAGGTGTTACCTTGCGATTTCCGCCCGCGGTCGGAATGATGATCGCTGGTAAGCTGGATGCGCGGGGCAAAGAGCCGAGCGACATCATGTTTACCCTAAAGGAGGAGATTGTCTACGAACCTGAAAATGAAACTTCCACGGACATGGCGATGCTTGAAGACGGCGAGACAAATGCCCCCGTAAGACTTTTGGGCGGTCGTACGAATCTTGAAGGCAGACTGCAG GTTCGCATAGGAGAAAGATGGGGAACCGTCTGCAATTACGGTTGGACGATTAGAGACGCTGCTTTAGTGTGCCACCAGCTAGGACTGAGCTTGGATCCAGATAATTGGTTCATGGAACGCTCAGAGATTCCCAGTGCCGGTACCAACGAGGAAATCGTACTGAGCAACGTTCAGTGCACGGAGGACGACGTTGATATCACAAAATGTCGGTCCGAAAGCGTAAAcgagtttgaaaattcttgCACCCATGAAAACGACGTCGGTATTGTTTGCTCGGAAGCCGCCTGGGCTGGTCTCAGATTCAGTCCGTTGGCTCAAAGAAGCGACCTTCAGTATATCACCATAGAAAGAGCTGGTCTCTTTGACTATACAACGAATGCTTTCAAGCCTG CGTTGCAAATTGACTTTGCAAGACACTCTATGGACGGCATAAAAGTCGTAAATAATCTACAAGACGGACTGGGTGTATTGTATTCCGACATTTACTCAGCGGACGCCGTAAATACCGTCCGGAACAGCGAGTTTTCTAACAACAGAGGAAGTGGGATGAGTTTCAAACAGCTTGGCTTGAAAGTTATCCGTTCGCGGTTGGAGAATAATGGGATAGCCGGGATCAGGCACAATCCCGCTCTATCGGCAGTTCAGCAAAGAGAGTTTGCCGGATGGTTTGATCGTTCTCCCGACATGACGGTCGACACGCCTTACAATCCGATCGTAATTCCTGAAGACAGTGGTGATATTGAATTGGCCAACGGGGAAACGAAGTACGTTATTACCGCTAAGGCCGACCGAGCAAATCTCGACCGTGTGATAAATATTCAG tGTACACCGGGCTATGTGATAGGTATCCAGCTCTTGAATCCGATACAGAATCGAAGCACGGAGCAGATAATTATCCATGATTCCCACCACCTGAATCACAGAGGTAACATCTGGTATCTGAAGAGAGATCTTACTGTATTTCCTGTCAGTTCCAGTTCGTACAAAGTTATCCTGGAATATCACAGCGGCGATGCTTCTCTCGGTGGCACAGTTATCGCGCTTACTGCACTCTTGGCACCAGTTCAG GATATTCGTAATCGAATCGTTCAAGGACCAGTTCCAACACTGACCGTCACTAACACAAAAATTAAAGGGAATAAACGCGGTATTCTGGCCTCGTACTACAACCGATACCTGGACGAATTAGGTGACCACTTTTTACGAAAGGCCAACGAAACGATTAAACTGATCGGCTGTGAAATATCTCATAATACCGATCAGGCAATTTATGTGAATTCACCGCACTGGAACGTCTTTCAATCTAACGTATCAGAGATttcgtttcaaataaataacacaTTGATTACCGACAACGGCAAAGGAATCCTGCAATTCAGCCGGGACTTGAGACATTCGAATAACTTATTTCATTGGCTATTGCAAGACAATACCTTCGAAAGAAATCGTGCTGGTGGTTTCGACGTTACGTTGCCCTACGTGTGGCAgtacaatgaaaatttcactcacTCGTTATACTTCGATAACAACACCTGGCGCAACAATGAGCAATTTAGTTTCATCGTCGACGGCCACTTTGCCAATTTGAACATGTCTTTCAACGTGTTCGATACCAATAGATGCAAGACGGGTCTCATATCCATACGTGGTATGGAAAAGCGGATGGAGATTCACGATAACAGGATTGAAAAGAACAGCGGTACCTACATGGTAGAGTTCAAGGCTGACAGCCAGTCCGAAATATTGGGCGAGATAAACGCCATATTTTACAAGAACGAGGTGAAGCGAAATCACTACGAAAGCGTAACCAGAGGTTTTCATCAGATGTACAACACGCCGACATACGTGGTCGGTTTTCACGGTATTCAAAAGGTGCGTGTGTACAGAAATTTATTCGGCGAAAACACATTGGATTACGAACTCTTGGCTGGCATCAGAACTGCGAAGATTAACAACGAGGTACAGGTAACGGAAAATTGGTGGGGCACTGCTGACTTCGCCCAGATAAG GCAGAGAATCTTTGATTTCGACGATTGGAACGATCATGCGGTGGCCAACTTTGTACCCTACCTGACAGAGGACGCGATCGATTCGTCGATTTCAGTCACCTGGGATCTCGTAACCAGTGCGGATTTGGATAATCTGGGGGGAAGGCTTACCGAAACCTTGTCACTATACCCGCGTGAGAACCCCTACGTCATACGAGCTGATATAACAATAATGCCGGATGCAACGTTGAACATTTACCCAGACGTTGTGATGGAGTTTGCACCCAACGTCGGTATTTTGGCTCTCGGAACTTTGAATGCTATCGGAGCTCACGGGCATGAGATCGTGATGAGACCTTTGACCGTCGACAATCCAAGTTCCAATATGTTGAGAAAACGGAGCGTGAAAAATGCCCTGTCATTGGACACAATTCGACTATGCAAGGAGGGAAATTGCACATCCTCTAGCAATGAAG gCTTTTTGGAGTATTTCAATCACACAACCTTGCAATGGATACCAATATGCGACTCACGTTTCACCGAACGCAACGCGGAAGTTGCTTGCCGTCAATTGGGTTACGATTCGTTGAACGTTTTCGTTACTCGGGATCGCAGATATGAGCTTCATCAAGGCTCACTGACGCGAATTTGGTCGTGGCCCGAACCCTTGCAG TGCGTCGGAGTCGAACAGCGTATCGAAGACTGTCAGATCCGATTGAATGGACAACTGTTTGGCCACAAGTACGAGTGCCCGTGGGATGGTGAATTCGTGTTCGTTCACTGTGGCGAACGGAACCTGGATCTAACCCAGGACTATTGGGGTGGCATACGCATGGCTAACGCCGAATTCGAACATCACTTATACGAGCATCGCATTCATGACGTTATTACTCATGGTACCGTTCGCCGAATAGAATCTGTACTCAAGTTCGTGAACGTCACGGGGGCTGGTATCCTGCACAATGAAAAATCTGCAGCTGTCCAGTCTATTATGAAATCCCCGGAAATTACTCACGTCGGAGTTACCCAGAGTGCTTATCACGGGATCAATATCATTTCTCCTACGCATACG GTGGAGCTGCTGTTCAACAGTATTGACAACGTATTGGGAAATGGTTTAAATATTCTGTCGTTAACCGGGGAAGGTCGAGAGGCCGATGAGAGTTCGTTTACACCTATCAAATCTCTAAACATTCCGTATCACTTATTCAGCATGATCGATATTTGCGATACCGATAAAGAAATAACGATCGAGGAACGGGTACTCGTTTACTACAAGTACGATAATAATCCGGTGAATTGTGTCAAGATATTCAGGAGTACCTACAGGGCTAAGCCTTTCGGATTCAG ACTCCTCCAATTCGACTTGTTCAATTCGACCGGCAAGCCTGGACGTGCCGACGGAATCACTTTGTACGACGGAGATATTTACAACGTGACAGCTCGTGAAATTGGGCATCTGGAAGCTGGTACATCGCAAGAAAATGAGCTGTTCCGAACCACCGGACCTAGCCTCAGTGTTAGATTATTCACTAACGGTGCCAGCGGTATCCATGGATTCATTGCAGAAATTGTTACATTACCGATATCCGCGATTGGATTCA ATCGCGACGTTCAGCACAACGTATCCTATTCCATAGTATCAAACTGCCACGAGGGTGCGGTTAAATACGCGAGCGCCGGGGAAGTGAACGCAATAATGACCCTGGAGAGGAATCAGTTTACGAACAATTGTGCGAAGCTCTATGGAAATATAACAACCTGCGGATCCGCGATTACATTGGACGTACAAAATACACAGTCACTGTATTTTCGC AATAACTTGCTGAAAGGGAACCAAGGTGGTTTATTGATACGTGCTGGTTCCGGAGGGTCTGCCACCTCTCTGAAAGGCTGGATTCATAACAATTTGTTTACCGACAACTTTAACAAGCCCGCATT GTACGTGGAAGGTAGACAAAGTAGTCCTTATCAGGAAGTCACGATATTCCGAAACTATTTTACGAGAAACATTGCCCCGTACGAGAATAATATTGTGCTGAAACAGGTAGTCAGTAATATGACGTTGAACTACCTGCACGGCAATCAGGGCAAGCATTTATTAGAGATTTCTGGATTTGAACGAGTTCGATTACCGATATATCAGAGTACTTCGCATAATGGATTTTACAA AAATTATGCAGTGAACCGAGAGAGTAGAAGTACTATTGTCGCTGGCACACCGGGACAACAATACGTCGacaatgtatttttcaatccCGACAACGACTATGAAATGTCAACAATGAACAGATCGCT ACTTGTCGAGACGGAGTGGTATTACAA CGAATTGGAAATGTGGAGATCGCACGTGGATGCAAGACACAACTGGTGGGGCTATAACGAAACCATAGCCGTTGCCGGAAGGATAAGAGATCGCGAGGATTCACCTGAACTTCTCCAGGTAGATTATCAACCGTTTCACATGAGTAACAAGAGCGTTTTGACTGGCAAGTGTCCACCTGCCTGGGAATTGGTAGGCGACACGTGCTACATATACATTGGCGCTCCCATGGACTTTTACTCAGCAAGAGATTTCTGTCGG ATGGCCAATGCGTCGATGCCTTTTATAATGGGCGATTACATCGAATTGTGGAAATTCCTGAAGAAGCAACAGACACGGTTCGATTATTCCGAACGAGTTTGGGTACAGCAATTAGAGAAGGTCGACCAATGCACGATGTTTACATATCAAACGATCGAAGTTGATCACTGCATGCAGCCAAACACATTCATTTGTGAAATTG ATCCCAGAGTATATATCGACCCCTTATCGTGGAGAAAAGACATAGTGGCAATAGGAGTGTTGAGCTCGGCTGGAATAGCGCTTGCACTTTTGGCGGCTGCCATAGCCCTTTGGGTTTCAAAATCGAAGAGAAGACGAGTGGAACGTCTTGAAAGACGAAACTCCATCAGACAGTCTCTGCACTCGCTTCGATCGGTCGGTTCAACTTCTGGATTCACGGAACTCGGTTATCGAAGAAAGCCAATTTCT CGGCGAAAACGGGAAAAAAGAGTGGTTCTGGTACCACCCATGCAG